One part of the Vicia villosa cultivar HV-30 ecotype Madison, WI linkage group LG6, Vvil1.0, whole genome shotgun sequence genome encodes these proteins:
- the LOC131614952 gene encoding uncharacterized protein LOC131614952 has product MENYKFYRSWMYDHMYAGRRGLKPIFEEGVKLFITWAFDQECCREEGGVRCPCLKCGCRRIISDPKEVETHLKRKGFKENYWVWTSNGEEMSMNMPETRVNVAYDEQQDSGDEEELPNEKSQKFYELLKEINTPLFEGSSDSKLSMCVRLLAAKSNWNVPDQCLEFFCQMMLDATPTKENLPRSYYDAKRLVMKLGLEITKIDCCIRGCMLFYDNEFGTNDGALEECKFCKSPRYVVRTKAIDRDKKRIAVKSMFYLPIIPRLQRLFASMHSSGTGYSCWPVIVTPYNLPPEMCMTKPYMFLTCLIPGPSSPKAGIDVYLQPLVDDLKRLWIGECTYDISRKQNFNMRAVLMWTINDFPAYAMLSGWGTHGKMGCPHCMDKTKAFTLDKGGKSSWFNCHRRFLPKNHILRKNMNDFRKGIKVTDLPPPRLSSVEVWNMVRDLPKFTDNGKAIRIPGYGDKHNWTKRSIFWDLPYWKDNLLRHNLDVMHIEKNFFDNVFNTVMDVQGKTKDNENARKDMELYCNRKDLELKTLPNGKLLKPKATYSLTPQEAKLMC; this is encoded by the exons ATGGAAAACTACAAGttctatcgtagttggatgtacgatcaTATGTATGCTGGGAGACGTGGACTTAAACCAATTTTTGAGGAAGGAGTTAAATTGTTTATTACATGGGCATTTGATCAAGAATGTTGTCGGGAAGAGGGAGGAGTGAGATGTCCGTGTCTTAAATGTGGATGTAGACGTATAATAAGTGATCCGAAAGAAGTAGAAACTCATTTGAAGAGAAAGGGATTtaaggaaaattattgggtttggacatcAAATGGGGAAGAAATGTCGATGAATATGCCAGAGACAA GGGTTAACGTGGCCTACGATGAACAACAAGATAGTGGTGATGaggaagagttgccgaatgagaAATCTCAAAAATTCTACGAGTTGTTGAAAGAAATAAACACACCATTGTTTGAGGGTTCTTCAGACTCTAAATTGTCTatgtgtgtgagattgttggcTGCAAAATCAAactggaatgttcctgatcagtgtctGGAATTCTTTTGTCAAATGATGTTGGATGCGACTCCTACGAAAGAGAATTTGCCAAGAAGTTATTATGACGCGAAGAGGTTGGTTATGAAGTTAGGATTAGAAATAAcgaagattgattgttgcattagagGTTGCATGTTGTTctatgacaatgagtttggtacaaACGATGGAGCGTtagaggaatgtaagttttgtaagAGTCCAAGGTATGTAGTTCGCACTAAAGCCATTGATCGTGATAAAAAACGCATAGCAGTGAAATCAATGTTTTATTTGCCGATAATACCAAGGTTGCAGAgattgtttgcttcaatgcacagt TCGGGAACTGGATATTCTTGTTGGCCGGTTATTGTTACTCCTTACAACCTCCcccctgagatgtgcatgacaaagcCTTACATGTTTTTGACTTGCCTCATTCCAGGGCCGTCGAGTCCAAAAGCAGGAATTGacgtgtatttacaacctttagtTGATGACTTAAAGAggttgtggattggagaatgtACTTATGACATATCTCGTAAACAAAACTTCAACATGCGAGCTGTTTTGATGTGGACTATTAACGATTTTCCTGCATATgccatgttgtctggttggggtacacatggTAAAATGGGATGTCCTCATTGCATGGATAAGACGAAGGCGTTTACATTGGATAAAGGAGGAAAAAGTTCGTGGTTTAACTGTCATCGTAGATTCCTACCAAAAAACCACATACTTAGAAAAAACATGAATGATTTCAGAAAAGGTATAAAAGTAACAGATCTGCCTCCCCCTCGTTTGTCATCAGTTGAAGTATGGAACATGGTTCGTGATCTACCAAAATTCACAGACAATGGAAAAGCGATCCGAATTCCAGGATACGGGGACAAACACAATTGGACTAAAAGAAGTATTTTTTGGGACCTcccatattggaaagataatttatTGCGACATAATCTTGATGTTATGCACatagagaagaatttttttgataatgtatttaatacAGTGATGGATGTCCAAGGCAAgacaaaagataatgagaatgctaGAAAAGACATGGAACTGTATTGTAATCGAAAAGATTTAGAGTTGAAGACTCTACCAAATGGGAAGCTATTAAAACCCAAAGCTACTTATAGTCTAACTCCACAAGAAGCCAAGCTT ATGTGCTAA
- the LOC131610406 gene encoding uncharacterized protein LOC131610406: MIEKCVWHTLDEELVEINFRKRASARLSDMLRRARRGYEERGIRPLWMGENVFKEMLVYWKTDEFKKKSEKAKQRRASENGSANHRAGSISIADHAERMAVAKRRAPLMQELHERTYRGRDGEYCDDRARDTQAEYQRLKKEFLAKHPELGGPHGRYPLDPAIDQYLWLRASKGKKRNGKIYATGPLASNYKKRG, from the exons atgatt GAGAAGTGTGTATGGCACACACTTGATGAGGAGCTGGTTGAGATAAATTTTAGGAAAAGGGCATCGGCACGACTTTCAGATATGCTTAGGCGTGCCAGACGTGGATATGAAGAAAGAGGGATCAGACCTCTATGGATGGGCGAAAACGTGTTTAAAGAAATGCTTGTTTATTGGAAAACAGACGAGTTTAAGAAAAAATCTGAAAAAGCAAAGCAGCGTAGAGCATCAGAAAATGGATCCGCTAATCATAGAGCCGGAAGCATTAGTATTGCTGATCATGCTGAACGGATG GCTGTGGCTAAGAGAAGAGCTCCATTAATGCAAGAGCTTCACGAGAGGACTTATCGAGGAAGAGATGGAGAGTATTGCGACGACCGTGCTAGAGATACTCAA GCGGAGTACCAAAGGTTGAAGAAGGAGTTTTTAGCTAAACACCCTGAGTTAGGCGGTCCACATGGACGATATCCTCTTGATCCAGCTATTGATCAGTATTTGTGGTTGAGAGCAAGTAAGGGAAAGAAGAGAAATGGAAAAATTTATGCTACTGGACCTTTAGCTAGCAACTACAAAAAAAGGGGATAG